The DNA sequence GAGGGGCTCTACGAGGACTGGCCGAACAGCGACGAGGTGATCAGCCGCCTCACCGCCTCCCAGCTCGAGAAACTCCTGCCGGAGCTGTCCTCCGGCATGGTGCCGAAGATGGAGGGCTGTCTGCACGCCGTACGCAACGGCGTCACCACCGCCCGCGTCATCGACGGCCGGGTCCAGCACTCGATCCTGCTGGAGATCTTCACCGACGAGGGCATCGGCACGATGGTCGTGCCCGACGAGACGCCGGACACCCAGGGGGAGTCGTGAACAACCAGGAACTGACCGCCCGGTGGCAGGGCGCGCTCATGAACAACTACGGCACCCCCCGGCTGCCCCTGGTGCGCGGCGAGGGCGTCAAGGTGTGGGACGCCGAGGGCCGGGAGTACCTCGACTTCGTCGGCGGCATCGCCACCAACGCGCTCGGGCACGCCCACCCGGCGATCGTGGAGGCGGTCGGCCGGCAGATCGCCTCCCTCGGCCACATCTCCAACTTCTTCATGGCCGAGCCGACCGTCGCCCTCGCCGAACGGCTCCTCCAGCTCTTCGGCCGGGACGGCAGGGTCTTCTTCTGCAACTCCGGCGCGGAGGCCAACGAGGCGGCGTTCAAGATCGGCCGGCTGACCGGCCGGACGCACGTCGTCGCCACCGAGGGCGGCTTCCACGGCCGCACCATGGGCGCCCTCGCGATGACCGGCCAGCCCGGCAAGCGGGAGCCCTTCGCCCCGCTGCCCGGAGACATCACGCACGTGCCCTACGGCGACGCGCAGGCCCTGGCCGCCGCGGTGACGCAGGACACGGCCCTGGTGATCATCGAGCCGGTCCAGGGCGAGAACGGCGTCGTGGTCCCGCCCGCCGGATACCTGAAGGCGGCGCGGGCGATCACCGCCGCGACGGGGGCGCTGCTCGTCCTCGACGAGGTGCAGACCGGCATCGGCCGGACCGGCTCCTGGTTCGAGTACCAG is a window from the Streptomyces capillispiralis genome containing:
- a CDS encoding acetylornithine transaminase gives rise to the protein MNNQELTARWQGALMNNYGTPRLPLVRGEGVKVWDAEGREYLDFVGGIATNALGHAHPAIVEAVGRQIASLGHISNFFMAEPTVALAERLLQLFGRDGRVFFCNSGAEANEAAFKIGRLTGRTHVVATEGGFHGRTMGALAMTGQPGKREPFAPLPGDITHVPYGDAQALAAAVTQDTALVIIEPVQGENGVVVPPAGYLKAARAITAATGALLVLDEVQTGIGRTGSWFEYQAHEGVLPDVVTLAKQLGGGLPLGATVAFGRAADLLRPGHHGTTFGGNPVACAAGLAVLDTIADEGLLENVKRQSEKLRDGIEALGHALIDHVRGAGLLLGIVLTEPLAPQAQQAAQDAGFLVNAPAPDVVRLMPPLNLGDDAVDAFLGALPGILDQAGTAGGEGRSGE